The Miscanthus floridulus cultivar M001 chromosome 17, ASM1932011v1, whole genome shotgun sequence genome has a window encoding:
- the LOC136515540 gene encoding uncharacterized protein — translation MNTTAIYNSNKQSMIMTAISSELRKPEIRATILLAVVAFHGPLLLVLSSRQRRSGNPVGRFLLWSLSAAYFPLMTSVLSYLATYIPRAGGKATAVLVLVILVQFLRAKVDMAALAVAAVASPAAGDDDDVNSLKIRPSTESFINTFWVAALVIYNIFSTILKHSTSTHKRLLLLVVTVLISPLWTLGACRMVLRFAAFQRATGSFALGRNVQLIDGYMLQLREEVKREMAAAQPKQLLAVPRLIVTGERNHDVEERPQGYHVKRSSLQGGEGSSRLLTLDRVWSSDSVQPVDKDLCLSFALFKCLRRRFAGYRLAAEAGSSWAFRFVCDGLLLGRGENKDDDHKRVFRVIATELSFASDFFHSALPVASLGTSAAALHFLLSLIIFPSFLLLALALLVYPKVVRSSSYLYYRNPLVLLELLLTLVNAYLEIWDMVASVRSNWTKISIIGHIVRSPHHCTSRFLAWLLRRCKTPEFWHDKIRQTQMLKPDLFVVQHQQPCAWSRRLRARPRQLLSLVRGRNQDDKIEVPLEVKEAILKSLRGGGGQLSNGTAAIGRHAFAPGNDITWACRDGVDVVTTTDAILVWYIATTLFDMKWRRSDSAGGTPPSPSTPPVANDDSKKKIVVACCLSRYCMYLVAEAPELLPDKPDWIKRRYEAVKKRIEEAPKCSGDESSVYQHLLDTFSENSHEVLINGAKLAKQLAEEAEDEVWELLSDFWSEMLLYL, via the coding sequence ATGAATACGACTGCAATATATAATTCCAACAAGCAGTCTATGATCATGACTGCAATTAGTAGTGAGCTTCGCAAACCAGAAATCAGAGCCACCATTCTTCTTGCAGTGGTCGCCTTCCATGGCCCACTGCTGCTGGTGCTCAGCTCGCGGCAGCGACGCAGCGGCAATCCGGTGGGCCGCTTCTTGCTCTGGAGCCTGTCGGCGGCCTACTTCCCGCTGATGACGTCCGTCCTGTCCTACCTGGCCACCTACATCCCGCGCGCGGGCGGCAAGGCCACGGCCGTACTCGTGCTGGTCATCCTCGTTCAGTTCCTCAGGGCCAAGGTCGACATGGCGGCCTTGGCCGTGGCTGCGGTGGCCTCGCCCGCGgcgggcgacgacgacgacgtcaaCAGCCTCAAGATCCGGCCGTCCACGGAGAGCTTCATCAACACGTTCTGGGTGGCTGCGCTTGTCATCTACAACATATTCAGCACCATCCTGAAGCATTCGACGTCCACGCACAAACGCCTCTTGTTGCTAGTCGTGACGGTGCTGATCTCGCCGCTGTGGACACTTGGTGCATGCAGGATGGTGCTCAGGTTCGCCGCCTTCCAGAGGGCGACGGGCTCCTTCGCGCTCGGCCGCAACGTGCAGCTCATCGACGGCTACATGCTGCAGCTCCGGGAAGAAGTCAAGAGAGAGATGGCGGCGGCCCAGCCCAAGCAGCTCCTTGCAGTACCCCGTCTCATCGTGACGGGGGAAAGGAACCATGACGTGGAAGAGCGCCCGCAAGGGTACCATGTCAAGCGTTCGTCACTGCAAGGTGGTGAAGGGAGTAGTAGGCTGCTCACGTTGGACCGTGTCTGGTCATCAGACAGTGTCCAGCCGGTCGACAAGGATCTCTGCCTATCCTTTGCACTATTCAAGTGCCTGCGCAGGCGGTTCGCCGGTTACCGGCTCGCCGCCGAGGCCGGCTCTAGCTGGGCGTTCCGTTTCGTCTGCGACGGGCTGCTGCTCGGCCGGGGCGAAAACAAAGACGACGACCACAAGAGGGTCTTCAGGGTGATCGCCACCGAGCTCTCGTTCGCGAGTGACTTCTTCCACTCGGCTCTCCCCGTGGCCTCCTTGGGCACCTCGGCCGCGGCTCTCCACTTCCTCCTCTCCCTCATCATCTTCCCCTCGTTTCTCTTGCTAGCGCTGGCCCTCCTGGTCTACCCAAAAGTAGTACGCTCCTCCTCTTACTTGTACTACAGGAACCCTTTGGTGCTGCTTGAGCTTCTGCTGACGCTGGTGAATGCCTACCTCGAGATCTGGGACATGGTCGCTAGTGTGCGCTCGAACTGGACCAAGATCAGCATAATTGGGCACATCGTTCGGTCCCCACACCACTGCACCAGCAGGTTCTTGGCCTGGCTGCTCAGACGATGCAAGACCCCAGAGTTTTGGCACGATAAGATCCGGCAAACCCAGATGCTAAAGCCAGACCTCTTCGTCGTGCAGCACCAGCAGCCATGTGCGTGGAGCCGCCGCTTGAGAGCCAGGCCCAGACAGCTGCTCTCCCTCGTACGGGGGAGAAACCAAGATGACAAGATCGAGGTTCCCCTCGAGGTGAAGGAGGCCATCCTCAAGTCACTgaggggcggcggcggccagctGAGCAACGGGACGGCGGCGATAGGGCGACATGCCTTCgcacctggcaacgacatcacaTGGGCGTGCCGCGACGGCGTCGATGTCGTCACCACCACCGATGCTATCCTTGTGTGGTACATCGCCACCACCCTCTTCGACATGAAATGGCGCCGCTCCGATTCTGCTGGTGGTACTCCTCCTTCTCCATCGACGCCGCCGGTGGCCAACGACGACAGCAAGAAGAAGATCGTCGTCGCCTGTTGCTTGTCGCGCTACTGCATGTACCTGGTGGCCGAGGCTCCGGAACTGCTGCCGGACAAGCCTGACTGGATCAAACGCCGCTACGAGGCCGTGAAGAAGCGTATCGAGGAGGCACCCAAGTGCAGCGGTGATGAGTCGTCCGTGTACCAACACCTGCTCGACACTTTCAGCGAAAACTCCCACGAGGTGCTCATCAATGGCGCGAAGCTTGCAAAGCAGCTGGCGGAGGAAGCTGAAGACGAGGTGTGGGAGCTCCTCTCCGACTTCTGGTCGGAGATGCTGCTCTACCTC